ACTGCGCAACATCGCCTATTTCTGAAATAAGTGTTGCTGCTATTTTAGTTCCTATCCCTGGGATGGATGTAAGAATCTCATACTCTTCAAACTGCATCGCTAACGATTCGATCTCCTGTTCTAGTATGTTCAGAAACTCTCTTTGTTGAAGAAGCATTTGAATATACATTTTTAGCGTAACCAAGTTACTTTGATACAGTGTCTTCTTAAATGGGTTCCGTTCTGCTGACTCTTTTAACTTCAAAGCCTTCTCATAAAACCACCCATACGATCTTTTTCCTCCTATATCATGCATCTTCCTTGCTAATTCTTCCGTTGGTACCTTCAATACTTCATGAGATGTAGGATAGATGAGTAGCGTTTTTAAGGATAAAGGCGCGTATAAATTACTAAAAACTCCTTTATATTCAGGAAATACTTGATCTAGTATCGTTTGGAACTGAAGTTTCAGTTGTACATAGTTCCGTGTTAAGGAATCGTGTTGTCTATTCAGGTTTCTCAGATTCATCGTTTCAACACTTTTTTGTTGGTAGGCAACTAAGTCCTCTTTGTAATACATCTCACACAAATGTTTCGCATCAGCTGGGTCTGATTTTACTTTTCGAAGACTACTTTTTTTCGTTTCGTAAGAAACAATGGGATTCACTAAATAGTACGTAATCTTTTTTTCCTCGAGAAACTGTAAAATAGGTTCATGGTAGTGCCCTGTAGATTCAAAAACAATGACAGGTTTTAATTCAGCGTGGATTTCCACCTCTTTGAAAAACATAAAAAATTCACGTAATCCATTGGTATCATGCTTAAACTTGAAGGTCTTTCCGAAGGGGTGCTTTCTTGCCAGGAAAGCTTGAACTTGGCTTTCTCCTTTTGCGACATCCAGGCCAATCACTGGATCCATACTTTATCA
The genomic region above belongs to Cytobacillus sp. IB215665 and contains:
- a CDS encoding IS110 family transposase; translation: MDPVIGLDVAKGESQVQAFLARKHPFGKTFKFKHDTNGLREFFMFFKEVEIHAELKPVIVFESTGHYHEPILQFLEEKKITYYLVNPIVSYETKKSSLRKVKSDPADAKHLCEMYYKEDLVAYQQKSVETMNLRNLNRQHDSLTRNYVQLKLQFQTILDQVFPEYKGVFSNLYAPLSLKTLLIYPTSHEVLKVPTEELARKMHDIGGKRSYGWFYEKALKLKESAERNPFKKTLYQSNLVTLKMYIQMLLQQREFLNILEQEIESLAMQFEEYEILTSIPGIGTKIAATLISEIGDVAQFSHPKKLVAYAGIDPRVYQSGQFTATINRITKRGSTKLRQTLYTAVQCGLTNNRNMKIRTYYDKKRSEGKPHKVAIIACANKLLHWIYAILKNKQMYIA